Below is a window of Nitrospira sp. DNA.
AAGGGAACGGAGCTGCTCGCGAAACCGGGATCGATACTTGAGGCTGGAGCGGAATTGCGCGAGGTCTACAGCAACAGTCTCGCCGTCATCGAAAACGACGGGCACCGATTCGGCGAGGATCTCTCGGATAAAGAGAAGGATGCGCTGACCGCGTTCCTAGCGACGCTGTGACGACATGAATCCTGAAAAGAGGTATTCACCATGAGACACTTACGATGGTTAATAGTGCTGGGGTTGGCGGTGTGCGCATATGCCCTTTGGGAATACCTCAAAGATGAGCCTCCGCCACCCGTTCCCTATGCACAAAGCGGGGAGCGCTATTCAGACAAGGTCGACTTGGCTCGCCTGGAGCACGAGTCACCCCTCGCGCCGACCGATCTCATGAAGATCACGCCGGATAATCTCAAGGGCGCCACGCAGGAACAGGTCGATCAGATCTACGCCCGCTTGACCGCCGGCCCGATTCCGGACGGAGTCTACGATGGGCAAATGTTTTTCCCGAAGGGGTCGAGCGAACGAGCCCGCGTCGCCGAAATCGTCGGAGGAGGCATCAAAGGGTTCTTCGTCGATCTCAAGGCCGCCAAGCTCGAGCACATCGGTGAGTTCATCTGGAAAGGAAAGGTCTTCTATCGCAACGAAGGGGTGCTCCGAAATCGTATTGAGGATCTGCTTGCTCTGAAGCCGATCGTCGGTCCTGACGTTGAGAAAATCAAAAAGCTCGATGTGGACGGCAAGGATGCCTGGTTGCTGTTCCCCGCGAAGCTCTATTGCGGCCAGAGCCTGCTGGATGGACGCCGAGAATCTGTCATCATCGACTATGCCTTTACGGACGACCTACCTGGCTACCGCGAGATGCCGGATGTGCTGGCCGGTCGGGAAGGATTGGAGATACGAGACGAAATTCGGATGATTCGTCCTGGATTTTATCTTGGGCGGGCCTACATCAAGAAAGTCTTTGCCTTGAACTTCACCCTCTACAGCAAGGCGGTGGCGGAGAAGGAATCTGCGTCGTTTGTCGGTTCCGGGACAGTCAACGAGGACTGTTGGATCGGCAATCAGCGCATGACGGCGATGGCCAACAAGGCGGGCAACCAACATGCCCGGTTAACGGAAACTCGTTGAATGAAGATCTGATCGGTCACTACATGCCACGAATGGCGAGACGGTGGGTAACTGCCATGGGATGCCTGCTCCTGACGACTGTATGTGTTTCAGGATGTGGCCGCCAGGATACGGAGGGGTCCTACAGCGATGCGGCTGCTCCCTATGCGCAACCCGCCCCCCTGGTATCTCGTGATTCGGGAGGACCTCCATGGGTTGTTGATCCGACCGAATCAGGGACGAACCTCCCGCCGATTGGACGATCCCTGTTTGATTTCCTTATTACAAAGAACGTGAGCGGGAAAAAGGTCTACGATATCCCCTTTCCATTTCCCGCCCTGGCAGATCGAATCGAATCGCAACTCCACTCCGAACGTACAACGACGGCCCTTAAGCGATTGCTGATTCCCGTCAATCGCTCGCTGCAACGACGAGCCGGCGACGGAGCGTACTTTACCTATCCGCGAGCCGTGCTCGCCGTCGATACAGAAGCGGATTCGGCTTTGGGTCCATCCGGCATGCATCTCAAAGATCGGCTCTTCATCGGGTATCACGAAAAGACCGCCGTATTGGAGATCATCAGTTATAACGAGGCAGCGGCACGGTTCGAGTTCCAGATTGTCGATGACTATCGTGCCGGTGGAACGCCGACCGTGCGGTACGCCAATCGTGTGCTCTGCACCGCCTGTCATCAAAATCAGAGCCCCATCTTTTCCCGCCCCATGTGGGACGAAACCAACGTGAATCCAAAAATCGCCGCCCTGCTTGTCCATCAACGTCGCCCGTACCACGGCTTTCCCATTCGACAAGGAGTGGGAGTGCTTCAAGCCTTCGATGATGCCACTGATCGAGCCAATGAGATTTCGCTGGTCCAGCTGCTCTGGCGTGAGGGATGTGAACAGGCCGGTCAACCGGAGCAGTCGATCAGCTGTCGAGCCGAACTGATCGAGTGGGTGCTCCGATATGCGCTGTCGAAAAGCTTGCCCCAGGATTGGCGGACAGGCGAGGCCCCTGTCGAGCCACCCTCCTTTCTTGCCGCATGGCGTGCACGCTGGCCGCATGGATTGGCCATTCCCAATCCTGATATTCCCAATCGCAATCCCTTTCGCTATGTCGCGGTGAGTGAGTTCCCCGGTCTCAGTGAGGTGGAAGCGACTGCTCTTGAGGGAAGAGAACCACGGTCCCTGTTTCGGGGACCGCACGAACCGACGTTGCCTCGCGAACCGCTTGAGGTATGGACCGTCCCTGATACTCCACAGACACTCGAGCGAGTACTGGCCGCCTGTGCGCAGTTCTTCAGCAAAGCTGATCTCCATCGACTGAACCGCATGGTGCATCGACAGCCTGAACGGCTCGGACAGATGGTACGTACCGTGGCACAAGAGACCTTGATGGGCCGAACCGATGCATTCGCTAAGCAGCCGTTCCGCCGTGTGACATTTTTGGCTGCGCTTGATCGGCAATTGGGGGCCACCGTAACCCCTCGTTGCTGTCTGGATGACCGCGGTATGCCGCCGCCGGTGGATGACGAGGTGGCCTCCCATCACTCAACAGGTGCAGCGCAGGAGGCCTCGCTGACCGGCGAACACAACCTGTTACACAGGTACTGTGGTGCTTGTCATCATGGAACGGACGGCTTCCCCCCGAACTTTCTGCATGGGTCTCCTACCAAGGTCGAGGCCAATTTAACGCAATGTGCCGATCGGATCTTCGTGCGGTTAAGCATGTGGGACATTGCCGCCCCCGAACAGCTGGAAGCGCCGATGCCGCCGGCCATGCATGTGTTGCATCACCGAATCAGTCTGGACGAGTGGAAACGTCATCCTGATTTGCAGGCGCTTCGTAAGGCAGCAGTGGTTGCGATTCAGCAAAAACGTGGCGTAACATTCCTCCTGGAAAACTTGCTTCGGCAGGACTATGACACCCTACCCGCTTGCTTACCATCGAGTCCTGAGCCGACTGAAGCCATGGGAGCGCATCATGGATAGCTCGATGGCCAAAAGTGCCACGAGATGGGTGCTGCCCTGACTCCTCAATCCCAATTCATGCTGGTGGCACAGGTCACGCCAGGCCGGGAACACGGTCTGCGGGAACTGCTGAAGACGATGAATTCCAAGCCGGGTATGGCCGACCCGACGAACGCGGTCTTGCCATTCGGGCAGTTCGAACGTCTGCATTTTGCGCGGCTGGTGGTGCTGGACGATCCCACGCTCGGCGACATCGGTATCCCACGCCCAAGCCTGCCTGTCTACCTTGCGTTTATCGGCAGCTGTGACGGATCCGCAGGCGAGTGCATCGCGGATCTGGCACGGCGCGCAGCTACGGGCCTGCGCCGAATCTTTATGCATTGCGACGGCTTCAACGCGGATGATGATCTACTACCCTGGATGCAAGCGCATCAACATCGACTCGCTGCCAACTACATCAACTGGGTCGGTCGCACGGTACGGCAAGTCAAGGAGGAAAGCGCGCTACAACGTGCTCTCGCCGCGAGAGTGCCGCGCGCGCCGCTCGCATCGGCCAGGCAAGCGCAGCAACTCCGGCGCGAGTTGATCGACTTCGTCGATGCTGAAGTCAGCGCCGGAAGGCTTGGCATGACGCCGCGGGAGCCGACCCCACTGCGCTGGCAACTCGCAAAGCTCCTCCATCTCGTTGCGATTCCCCTGGCGGGCCTAATCCTATTACCGTTTCTGATTGTCCTGTCGCCGCTCTTGATCGTCATCTTGCGCACGAAAGAGAGCACCGATGCCGAAATCTTCCCGCCCCCGGACGGCGCGGCGCTGCTGGAATTGCAACAGCTGGAAGACTACGACGTGACCAACCAGTACACGGCATTCGGCTCGGTCAAGCCGGGACTGTTTCGCCGCTGGCTCGTGACGGTGGTGTTGGTGCTGATCGACTATACCTGTCGCCATGTCTTCACGCGCGGTTTTCTCGCACGCGTGCAGACGATTCACTTTGCGTTCTGGGCCTTTCTCGATGACAAGCGCCGGCTCGTCTTCACCAGCAACTATGACGGCGGCCACGAGGCCTACATGGACGACTTCATCAACAAGGTGGCGTGGGGCCTGAATCTCGCTTTTAGCCACGGCGTGGGCTGGCCACGCACTCGTTGGCTGGTCGCGCGCGGCGCACGCATTGAAAACAAGTTCAAGAACTACCAGCGGCGTCATCAGTTGCCGACAGAGGTCTGGTACAGGGCCTACCCAGGCCTGGCCTTGGTCGACCTCAAGCGAAATCAACGCATCAGGGAAGGGCTGGAGCTCGCGAGCGTGAGTGACGCGCAGGCTCAGGCCTGGTTACAGCTGCTATGAGCACAAACCTGAGTCAGGACCGGTCGGTGGAACTGGACGACGTGCAGGGCCTGGTGCGGTTCGGGTACAAGCACTTGACGGAAGCTTGTTTTCTCCTACTGCGCGTCAAGGATCCGGCCGCTGCGCGCGCGTGGCTGTCGCAGGCGCCGGTCACGAGCGCCGTCAAGGCCGATCCACTGCCCGAGACTGCGCTCCACATCGCATTCACGAGCGAGGGCCTGTGTGCATTGGAGGTCGCCCCCGACCTGCTCGCGCAGTTTTCAGCCGAATTTGTCGCCGGCATGGCGAGTGACGCCGCGCGCGCGCGCCGTCTAGGAGATATCGGCGCCAATGAGCCAAGCGGTTGGAAATGGGGCACCGGCGAGCGGGTGCCGCACGTCGCCGTGCTTCTGTATGCCCGTTCCGGGCGACTGGCGGCATGGGAACAGGAGATCGAAGCGCAATGCGGAGCCGGATTCGTGCGCATCGAACGCCTGTCGACATCCGATTTACATGGCATGGAGCCGTTTGGATTCGTCGACGGCATTTCGCAACCGCAAATCGATTGGGAGCGAACGCGGCCGGTGCGCGACCAGGACCAGCTCGAGTACAGCAACGTGAATTGTCTCGGCGAGTTCCTGCTCGGCTATCCCAACGAATACGGGCTCTACACGCCGCGTCCGCTGCTTACCCCACAGCGTGACCCCGATGCTCTGCTGCCGAGAGCCGAAGACGCGCCGGACCAAGCCGACCTCGGACGCAACGGCTGCTATCTCGTGTTGCGCCAACTTCACCAGGACGTGCAAGCCTTCTGGAGCGAACTGGACCGGCAAGCAGCAGGCAATACGGACCTGCGCGAGCGACTTGCCGAGGCGATGGTTGGCCGAAAGAAAAATGGCGAACCTTTGGTAGCGCCGCACGAGGACTCAGTCGCCGGCAACTCTCCCGCCCAGCAATCAAGACTGAACGACTTCACGTACGAAGCCGATCCACGAGGGCTGCGCTGCCCGTTGGGCGCGCACATCCGACGCATGAATCCGCGCAATGCGGATTTGCCACCCGGTCCTCCGGGAATCCTCTCGCGTCTGTGGCGCATGTTAGGATTCAACACAGCGGCACGACATCAAGATCTGGTCGCATCGACACGCTTTCATCGCCTGCTTCGCCGTGGACGAACATTCGGTGCAGGTGTGGCGCCTGCGTTGTCCGCGACGCAATCCTCGCCCGGCACGGAGACCGGGCTCCATTTCATCTGCCTTGTGGCCAATATCAAGCGGCAGTTCGAGTTTGTGCAAAGCGCGTGGGTGATGGGGAGTAAATTTGCCGGTCTCCACGGCGAAAGCGATCCGTTGCTCGGCAACCGATTGCCGGACCCCGGAGAGTTTTCCACGGACGGATTCTCGATTCCGCAAGCCGATGGTCCGGATCGACGGCTGACCGGCCTGCCGCAGTTCGTCACCGTTGTGGGCGGCGCCTATTTTTTTCTGCCCGGTATTTGCGCCTTGCGTTACCTCGCAACGCCACACTCAGAGGGGTCGTGATGCAACGGAACGTGTTGGGCTCCATGACGAGCCGCCCGGTGCCGCCTGCCGATACCGGTTCGGCAGTCCTGAATTGGATCAGTGATACATCACTGCGGCTGGTGCAACTGCAGCGACGCATCGACCCCTGGATGCGTCCGCCCTTCGACGCGGTGCTGCGCGACCCGGTCGCGCGCCTGACCACCACGCTGATCAACTTGCTCCGGCCGAACGAAAGACTGAAGATCGCCGAGGAACGGGTGCAACCGGACGAAGAGGCCTCGCTCCAATCGATCATCGATAGCTTCCAGAAGCAGATGCGCGGGCTGTGGAAGCCGGGCGGATTCGAACGAGGCGGAAATACCAAGACCCACGGCATCGTGCGCGCGGAGTTCATCGTCCACGAAGGCCTGCCGCCGCAGTTCCGACATGGTATCTACGCGAACCCAAAAACCTATCGCGCATGGGTCCGCTTTTCCGGACCTGGCCCCTACGTGACGCCGGACATCGACGATGTGGGGTTCATGAGCATCAGCATCAAGCTGATGGGAGTTCCCGGTCCCAAATTGATGGACGAAGAGAAATTCACGCAGGACATGTTCGGCGTATCCACGCCGACCTTTGTCACGCCGGACACGCGCGCGAACGCTCAGTTGCAGCTTGAGAGCCTGAAGAATGCGCAGATGTACTACTTTTTCAATCTTCGCCGTCCCCACCTATTGGACTTCATCATGCAGGGCCTGTGGATCAAGACGCAGAGCAGTCCGTTCGAGGCGCCGTACTTCAGTTGTGTGCCCTATCTGTTGGGTGAAGGGCAGGCGATGCAATATTCGGTGTGGCCGAAATCAAACCAGAAAACCCCGATCCCACGCCTTCCGCTGCGGCCGCCGGATGACTACCTGCGTCAAGCCATGGTCGCCGCGCTCAATCAGCACGATGTCGAGCTGGACATTCGCCTGCAGTTGCAGACCGATCCTCATCTGATGCCGCTCGAAAACAATGCGGTGCTCTGGCCGGAGCGACTGTCGCCCCGCGTCTCGGTGGCCACCTTGCGCATCCCACAGCAGAAGTTCGACTCACCGGCGCAGATCGCCTTCGCGCGACGCCTATCCTACAATCCGTGGCACTGCATCGCCGAGCACCGCCCGCTCGGCAATCAAAGCCGGGCGCGGCGCCGCATGTATTTCGAGTTATCGAAGTTGCGACACGACATGAACGCTGTGCCGCACTACGAGCCGACTGGGGATGAAACGTTTTGATGAGCCCACATTGTTCATGACAGTTCCTGACGTTCCACCCGTTGTATCGGAGGAGCAACGGGTTCCCGAAGACGCCAAGCGGGACGGGCAAGCGAAGCTTGGGGACTGACACCCTTCCCCGCGTCTCCGCGTGGTGTCTGTCCCCTTCCGAACGAACACTTGGGAGCGAGAATTTCGCAGCCAAGGTTGTCGCAGCGGCGAATCCACAATTGCAGCAAAAGTGTTCATGAATGATGTGGGCTGGGACTGCCCTACGCGACAGTGAGCCGAATAGGCCTTGATGCAAGAGACAGGACCTTGCTTCTCGCGGCGGGCGAAGAAAGACTCCGCGGTGACCAAACTGCAGAAGCTAGGTTAGCATGCGAGCAACGCGATAACCCAGGCCGCTGCAGCGGCTTGTTCGACGGCAAACTCAACGACCGAGCACGACATCGATTCCGAAGAGCACCAGATCCAGCTTCGCCTTCGACAACTTGCCGATCCGGTCGGTGAGGGAAGATTTGTCCAACGTGACGAGCTGCGAGACGTTGGCAACAGAGTCTTGGGACAATCCCGTCACCTTTGAGGCGAGGAGCACATTGCCCGGGGCTTCTGCCCAGCGAAGATCGCTGGGCAGCGGTACGCAAACGACCGTGGAGATTTGACTTCGATTGAAGGCCTCACCTTGCACAACGACGACTGGGCGCCGGAACCCAGGTTCCGAGCCCGAGGGCTCAGGCAAGTCCGCCCACCAGACCTCCCCCTGCGAGATCACCATTGCAAACGCCGAAGCGTTCGCCGCGCCGCCGCTTGAGCGAAGTCGTTATCCGCCGGCGGGCCGTCTCCGCAGACCCGGTCGAGCGTCTCCGTGATCTGATCTGCGGCATGTCGGGCCACGTACTCCCTCAGCGCGCGGCTATAGAGCTGGCTGCGAGACTTCTTGAGCACTCGGGCCAATCGTTCGGCATCAGCGAACACATCGTCCGGGATGGAGATGGCTGTTTTCATACCCGAAGTATAACCCAATCATGACAACCCCGCAACGCTGCTTGACCGAGCGTCATATCGTCCTTGGCCGGGAGGAACTGGCAGGACCATGGAGAAGCAGGCCAGGGCCGATGGGAGGTGTGAGTTCGGCGGCCGGCGTTACCTCTTCAGCCAGGAGGAACTCGCATGTCTTATGGAGGGAAGAGGCTGATAAGCCATGGGTGCAAGATCAAGAACTGACCCCGTCTTCCGGGTGGGCGCCGCATGTATTTCCAGTTATCGAAGTTGCGACACGACATGAACGCTGAGCCGCACTACGAGCCGACTGGGGATGAAACGTTTTGATGAGCCCACATTGTTCATGACGGTTCGTGACGTTCCACCCGTTGTATCGGAGGAGCAACGGGTTCCCGAAGACGCCAAGCGGGACGGGCAAGCGAAGCTTGGGGACTGACACCCTTCTCCGCGTCTCCGCGTGGTGTCTGTCCCCTTCCGAACGAACACTTGGGAGCGAGAATTTCGCAGCCAAGGTTGTCGCAGCGGCGAATCCACAATTGCAGGAGAAGTGTTCATGAATGATGTGGGCTAGGACTGCCCTACGCGACAGTGAGCCGAATAGCAAATAGGCCTTGATGTAAGAAACACAACCTGACCCTATCTAGCTATCTTCGGAATTGACGGTGATGAAGACAAAGGTATCCAACCGCTTAACATCCGCCATCTGTTTACCTATAAGTAATTCTCTGTTCCCTTGACCAGCCAAATTATAGTTCAAGCATGGTCATGCCTACCCTGTAAATCTCTAAAGATCTGAGCCATTCCAGGAATCTGTTTGAGTCGGTCTGCTAAGACTAGGGCTTCGTCTCGCTTCCCGCTTGCGGCAAGCTTGCCAAGAATTGATTCAAGCCTATCCTCAAAGTCGATAGAGGGCACATGTGTATCAAGAGACGCCTTCAGGATAACTGCTACTGCCTCGGCATTGGTGTCTGCCAACCGATCCAGTTCCTCATAAAAGAAATCATCGTGGTGGGCCACATGAACATGAGGCGCCACAGCAAGTAGTAAATCGAGCTCCCGGTCGCTGATTGACCGAATGTAGCAAGCTAATCGGCTCAAGCTGGATAGGAGCTTTGCGGGTGTTTCTGCAAGAGTACGACTCCACAATATACATCGCTCCCAAAACTTAATTATCCGCTCAACTTGCTCAGTGGATAGTTGCTCTTTTCTAATACTCCAAAACCAACCGACGGCATCGTCGATCGCTTCTATTTGGCCGGACTCAAATATGTAGGCGAATCTAGAGGAGTCCAGCGTTTCATCATTCCACAAGTAGGCAAGCGACACATGTTCCACAAGTCTTTGAATGA
It encodes the following:
- a CDS encoding catalase family protein, encoding MQRNVLGSMTSRPVPPADTGSAVLNWISDTSLRLVQLQRRIDPWMRPPFDAVLRDPVARLTTTLINLLRPNERLKIAEERVQPDEEASLQSIIDSFQKQMRGLWKPGGFERGGNTKTHGIVRAEFIVHEGLPPQFRHGIYANPKTYRAWVRFSGPGPYVTPDIDDVGFMSISIKLMGVPGPKLMDEEKFTQDMFGVSTPTFVTPDTRANAQLQLESLKNAQMYYFFNLRRPHLLDFIMQGLWIKTQSSPFEAPYFSCVPYLLGEGQAMQYSVWPKSNQKTPIPRLPLRPPDDYLRQAMVAALNQHDVELDIRLQLQTDPHLMPLENNAVLWPERLSPRVSVATLRIPQQKFDSPAQIAFARRLSYNPWHCIAEHRPLGNQSRARRRMYFELSKLRHDMNAVPHYEPTGDETF
- a CDS encoding type II toxin-antitoxin system PemK/MazF family toxin, producing the protein MVISQGEVWWADLPEPSGSEPGFRRPVVVVQGEAFNRSQISTVVCVPLPSDLRWAEAPGNVLLASKVTGLSQDSVANVSQLVTLDKSSLTDRIGKLSKAKLDLVLFGIDVVLGR